The following is a genomic window from Molothrus aeneus isolate 106 unplaced genomic scaffold, BPBGC_Maene_1.0 scaffold_35, whole genome shotgun sequence.
ggaaccccaaaactgagCCCGAGGGGTTGTGGATTGGGGGATTtgtgggaaaatggggaaatgggaccCCAAAAGTGATTGGGAGCGGCCGGaggtgggaggggagaggacGTGAAAGGGGAAATGGAGGAAGGGCGGCAAAGAGGAAGCGGCAGCGCGGACAGGAGAGTCCCATGGCGGCCgtggggcacaggggctgcgGAGTGGGGATCCGGGGTGGGCCCCggagctctgggggtgctgctggggggtACTGGGGAGGCAAGCCCTTAGCTGTGTCCTGAACTCACAGGGGTGTTCCAGAACATGCATAAGTACGAATGTCAGTTCATTAACGGCACCGAAAAGGTGAGGTTCGTTGCGAGATACATCTACAACCGGGATCAGTTCCTGATATTCGACAGCGACGTCGGGGTGTACGTGGGGTTCACCCACTATGGGGAGAGgtgggccagggacagaaacagCGACCCGGAATGGATGCAGAAAACACGGACTGCGGTGGACTGGCTCTGTCGGCACAACTACGATATTTATGCCAAGTTCACCACCGTGGAGCAGCGAGGTGATCGCGGGGCAGCGCGTCCCCTGgcgccctgccctgccaatgGCCCTGGAGCCTCAGAAACCTCCCTGGGAATCGCCCCTGGATCCCTCAGCCCTCCTTGGGCCCATCTCAGGTCCTtctgtccctcccagtccatcccagtcccttccAGTGTCCCCACGCGCGTCCATTTCAGCGACGCGTAACGGTGACGCTTTTCAGCCAATCAGGTCGCGTCTCTCTGGTGACTCATGGGTTGCCAGGCAGACCCGCAGCGCCGAGTGCCCTGCGCTGACTCGGCCTCCCAGTGCCGCGCACTTCATTAccagttcctcccagtgccaccaaaaTCCCTCCCATTACCTCTCAGCCTCTCCCGGTCTTTCACagtcccatccagcccctcCAAGTCAACTGCCAGTCCATTCCAAGCTCAGTCCCAGTTCACTCCCAGACCTCCATTCTCTCTCCCAGTGCCCGTCCATCCCCTCCCACCTATctcagtgccacccctgtccctcccagtccatcccagtccattcTCAGGCcgttcccagtccctcccagtccatttccagtccctcccaatccatTCCCAGCCGattcccagtcactcccagtccctctccaacccaccccagccctcccctctctctctcccagtgccccccagctgatcccagtgtcccctctctctctctctctctctctctctctctctctctctctctctgctccgtgatggatttctaccctgctgccatccaggtGAGGTGgttccagggccagcaggagctctCGGAGCACGTGGTGGCCACCGACGTGATCCCCAACGGGGACTGGACCtaccagctgctggtgctgctggaaaccCCGCCCCGGCGCGGGCTCACCTACAGCTGCCAGGTGGAGCAcgtcagcctggagcagcccctgagctggcACTGGGGTACGGGGGAGCCCCTGGGGGCGCTGGCAGAgccactgggctgtgctgggagccactgggagggagctggagagagccGGGCTAGAAC
Proteins encoded in this region:
- the LOC136570556 gene encoding class II histocompatibility antigen, B-L beta chain-like, with translation MGRGAAAGALLVAQVVLGAPPAAGAELSGVFQNMHKYECQFINGTEKVRFVARYIYNRDQFLIFDSDVGVYVGFTHYGERWARDRNSDPEWMQKTRTAVDWLCRHNYDIYAKFTTVEQRVPPSATKIPPITSQPLPSLSLCSVMDFYPAAIQVRWFQGQQELSEHVVATDVIPNGDWTYQLLVLLETPPRRGLTYSCQVEHVSLEQPLSWHWEMPLDAARSKMLTGIGGFVLGFVFLALGLGFYVRKKLLSRRRPQPLPVGSGPAGTPRSVPAPLILGGVPCPPSPAGALPPPSACSQCSQ